One stretch of Maylandia zebra isolate NMK-2024a linkage group LG13, Mzebra_GT3a, whole genome shotgun sequence DNA includes these proteins:
- the slf2 gene encoding SMC5-SMC6 complex localization factor protein 2 isoform X1 has product MKPSRVPNRLSNPPPRRMLPIQAPEVCYRDRIGPHWQNHHPPGLIHSSGFNSSNSLNLGSPVERPYFMPKERLGPPEHFGQPPGLVPNNPGTIRMSLNPPIPGGHQPGSFDTFLLPVAINQSPSSHIGRDQATEFKASSSSSESKTVTTQRQESDKAQSSDVEYSIPTVQLHRPSVSVTTPSFNYRAPNEVHPQSPSYSKGWYHNISHWPSQGYHLHPKPHSSDSSRLPIMHISVASSQSQQQEQTPSSEKLISAVDLNFSSHKRRSEYEYGSENAKKPCTQGANSNKTETTKPTVPTALAPQPSVMHSSESANQHKTTDGYLLTEQARGQSACSELSSTVGSSQSCCKSSYHKECTEKITSTGAKESFINYSQSHVPQLKEMRSHVKPNEGSVKKTSEQKNKRDKSSTLFNSDVPQKDTTSSSPAELGSHHSGFSSSSSSVKTPKRSNPRGENRKLSSSPHKSTSKPNSSSLTGRTGERNKASRSRRPVASYDANDLFTPDPVTYIVSSSNKTVKPKIDGETSKTTEKGSSSIAGSSSNSITESSCEKHQNCKITGPLLEASSTLPNPLGSFPTVTLTRVKLENLIPPPRDKDTKNSPIPSSHRQLKGDQNPSLLCKKVSTGAVETDSAAAEQTSTSSYCQSLPLKGQESKGDNKQINEEDPIDVELDLGLSFAVDVDLTQSSHSSDDEQLLSLEEMMERATKPPDTPEKGTFSDPSPPRRLSSQSKNQPFQSTTKSGNYKNNLDQILKEINNNKKSKEIERQLLTACEEDLLKIAEYEEAEENREEGISSEQQEFLQRYSLMSAAIKEVPPGEEVFNLEKFGQIFDQDTLQLRQCLVNPQGTAQKTLLWSSPAQLRLHVNIGLFQEAYDSSSPCPAQVTRFLFKMMSVHSERMISEKLLQALCDIALTAAYQIVKYGNQQFKVWVPSLSDVTLVLMNMGVPFVKLFPYENLQPPFTEGDLLEDVYIKSDSPTHNKEETTFPEHNCSNVLKYLSYCMGLCPRAYSDNELLLILTVMSHIGLETRLILESSVALEPLLCKIVNNIRDWDALLPKICLALTDLTDDHHNMCLLVHLLPDNIRGKELRRHLSLCMISKLLDGNCKYKPVEREFQLSELRPYLPRMQPSSLFRHMTSSSGMNQKDKEEDLGTLDQQSYYLCYSLLTLANEASNFQFFPAHQKKQLLFLSTELETHVKCDIRESEKCLYRSKVKDLVARIYTKWQMLLQRTRPLDDKLYDYWQPGDTLGYSQEEQEDEDDTAEEETVVEEEVEGDEEEDGETTLTEQNEAVMVAEGKKDARVEPEEDTKLGETEKDTNVIAAEEGMTFGEQEDMNTAETEEDMNIDEVLMEEDGIPSDISKTEEEKETVPGNLNQVVPETDPQAPLESEGVDEQVAAPNIGHVDEDTESEERKGTHPAPTAGLF; this is encoded by the exons ATGAAGCCTTCTCGGGTCCCTAACCGGCTTTCTAATCCACCACCGAGGAGAATGTTGCCAATTCAGGCACCGGAGGTGTGCTACAGGGACAGAATTGGTCCACACTGGCAAAATCATCATCCCCCAGGACTAATCCATTCATCAGGATTTAATTCAAGCAATTCACTTAATCTTGGTTCCCCTGTGGAAAGACCTTATTTTATGCCAAAGGAAAGGTTGGGTCCTCCAGAACACTTTGGTCAACCTCCAGGGCTTGTGCCAAACAATCCAGGTACCATTAGGATGTCATTAAATCCCCCAATACCAGGAGGCCATCAGCCAGGATCTTTTGACACATTTTTGCTTCCAGTGGCTATCAACCAATCGCCATCTTCCCACATAGGCCGAGATCAAGCGACTGAATTCAAGGCTTCTTCATCCAGCTCAGAAAGTAAAACTGTAACAACACAAAGACAAGAATCAGATAAG GCTCAGTCCAGTGATGTGGAATATTCTATACCTACGGTCCAGCTGCACAGACCATCTGTGAGTGTTACAACCCCATCATTCAACTACAGAGCACCCAATGAAGTTCACCCACAGTCCCCTTCATACTCAAAAGGCTGGTATCATAATATCAGCCATTGGCCCTCGCAGGGCTACCATCTCCATCCAAAACCCCACTCATCCGACAGTAGTCGTTTACCCATCATGCATATCTCTGTAGCCTCTTCCCAG aGCCAGCAACAGGAGCAAACACCTTCAAGTGAAAAGTTAATTTCAG CAGTGGACTTGAACTTCTCATCACACAAGAGGCGCAGCGAGTATGAATATGGTTCAGAGAATGCCAAGAAACCATGTACTCAAGGGGCAAACTCAAACAAAACGGAGACAACAAAACCCACTGTTCCCACTGCACTTGCGCCTCAGCCGTCAGTGATGCATTCTTCAGAGTCAGCAAACCAACACAAAACCACAGATGGCTATCTACTTACAGAACAGGCACGTGGACAGTCAGCATGCTCAGAGCTGTCATCTACTGTTGGATCTTCTCAGTCATGCTGCAAGTCATCATATCATAAAGAATGTACAGAGAAAATAACATCAACAGGTGCAAAGGAATCATTTATAAATTATTCTCAGAGTCATGTACCACAGTTAAAGGAAATGAGATCACATGTAAAGCCAAATGAGGGAAGTGTGAAAAAGACAAGcgagcaaaaaaataaaagggatAAATCAAGCACTTTGTTCAACTCTGATGTTCCTCAGAAGGACACTACTAGCTCTTCACCTGCTGAGTTAGGCAGTCACCACTCTGGTTTTTCTTCCAGTAGTAGCTCTGTCAAGACCCCGAAAAGAAGTAATCCCagaggagaaaacagaaaactcagCAGTAGCCCTCACAAATCAACCTCGAAACCAAATTCGAGCTCTTTGACTGGTCGGACAGGAGAGCGGAATAAAGCTTCTCGTTCACGAAGACCTGTAGCTTCTTATGACGCCAATGATCTTTTCACTCCTGATCCTGTGACTTACATTGTTAGCTCCTCAAATAAGACTGTAAAACCCAAGATAGATGGGGAAACAAGCAAAACAACAGAGAAAGGTTCATCCAGCATCGCAGGAAGCTCCAGCAACTCAATTACTGAGTCCTCTTGTGAGAAACATCAAAACTGCAAAATAACCGGTCCTCTTCTTGAAGCATCGTCCACTTTACCTAATCCACTAGGCAGTTTTCCAACTGTAACGTTAACACGGGTAAAACTGGAAAACTTAATACCACCTCCTCGAGATAAGGACACCAAAAACAGCCCCATCCCTTCTTCACACAGGCAGCTTAAGGGTGACCAAAATCCATCTCTCCTCTGCAAAAAAGTGAGTACAGGTGCTGTAGAGACTGacagtgctgctgctgaacaGACTTCTACCTCCAGTTATTGTCAGTCTCTACCACTGAAGGGGCAGGAAAGTAAAGGTGATAACAAGCAGATAAATGAAGAGGATCCCATAGATGTGGAGCTGGACTTGGGGCTGAGTTTTGCAGTAGATGTGGATCTAACCCAAAGCTCCCATAGCAGTGATGATGAGCAGCTACTTTCCTTGGAAGAGATGATGGAGCGTGCTACTAAACCTCCAGATACACCTGAGAAGGGAACATTCTCAGATCCTAGTCCACCTAGACGTCTGAGCTCTCAGTCAAAAAAT CAACCATTTCAATCCACAACAAAGTCAGGCAATTACAAGAACAATCTTGACCAAATACTGaaggaaataaataacaataaaaa ATCAAAAGAGATTGAGAGACAACTGCTAACTGCATGTGAAGAGGACCTGTTGAAGATAGCTGAATATGAAGAAGCAGAGGAGAACCGAGAGGAGGGCATTTCTTCCGAACAACA GGAATTCTTGCAGCGGTATTCATTGATGTCTGCTGCAATCAAAGAAGTCCCTCCAGGAGAAGAAGTGTTCAACCTGGAGAAGTTTGGTCAGATCTTTGACCAGGATACATTACAGCTCAGGCAGTGCCTGGTCAATCCACAGGGAACAGCACAAAAAACTCTTCTGTG GTCCAGCCCAGCTCAGCTGCGATTGCATGTGAATATCGGATTGTTTCAGGAAGCTTATGACTCTAGCTCACCCTGTCCAGCTCAGGTTACCCGTTTCCTTTTCAAG ATGATGTCAGTCCATAGTGAGAGGATGATATCTGAGAAGTTGCTACAGGCCCTCTGTGATATTGCATTGACTGCTGCTTATCAAATAG TGAAATATGGAAACCAGCAGTTTAAAGTGTGGGTTCCCAGTTTATCTGACGTGACGCTGGTCCTGATGAACATGGGAGTGCCGTTTGTTAAACTCTTCCCTTATGAGAATCTGCAACCTCCATTCACAGAAGGAGATCTGCT ggaGGACGTCTACATCAAAAGTGATAGTCCTACCCACAACAAGGAAGAGACCACTTTCCCTGAACACAACTGCAGTAATGTTTTAAAG TACCTGTCTTACTGCATGGGTCTGTGCCCACGTGCATACAGCGACAATGAGCTGCTGTTGATCCTTACTGTAATGAGTCACATCGGCCTGGAAACGCGTCTCATCCTCGAGTCGAGTGTGGCACTGGAGCCTCTGCTGTGTAAAATTGTCAACAACATCAGGGATTGGGACGCTCTG CTGCCAAAAATCTGCCTGGCTCTCACTGATTTGACAGATGATCACCACAACATGTGCCTATTAGTTCATCTCCTGCCTGACAACATTCGTGGAAA AGAGTTGCGCCGACATCTAAGCCTGTGCATGATTTCTAAGTTGTTGGATGGAAATTGCAAATACAAACCTGTGGAAAGAGAATTTCAG CTCTCTGAACTGAGGCCATACCTTCCTCGCATGCAACCTTCCTCCCTTTTCCGACACATGACGAGCTCTTCTGGAATGAACCAGAAAGATAAAGAAGAAGACCTGGGCACACTAGACCAGCAG tCCTACTACCTGTGCTATAGCCTTCTGACATTAGCAAATGAAGCATCCAACTTTCAGTTTTTTCCCGCTCACCAAAAG aagcagctgctgtttttgtcaACTGAGCTGGAAACGCATGTTAAATGTGACATCAGGGAGAGTGAAAAATGTCTTTATCGCAGCAAG GTGAAGGATCTGGTGGCGAGGATCTACACCAAGTGGCAGATGCTCCTTCAGAGGACAAGGCCTCTCGAT GATAAACTGTATGATTATTGGCAGCCTGGGGATACTTTGGGGTACAgccaggaggagcaggaggatgaAGATGACACTGCAGAAGAGGAGACTGTGGTGGAAGAAGAAGTAGAGGGGGATGAAGAGGAAGATGGAGAAACAACTTTAACTGAACAGAATGAAGCTGTCATGGTtgctgagggaaaaaaagatgccAGGGTGGAGCCAGAAGAAGACACGAAACTTGGTGAgacagaaaaagacacaaatgttATTGCAGCAGAAGAAGGCATGACATTTGGTGAACAAGAAGATATGAACACTGCAGAGACGGAGGAAGACATGAATATTGATGAGGTGCTAATGGAGGAAGATGGTATCCCAAGTGACATAAGCAAaacagaagaggaaaaagaaacagtACCTGGGAATTTAAACCAAGTAGTGCCTGAGACGGATCCTCAAGCACCCTTGGAGTCTGAGGGAGTGGATGAGCAAGTGGCTGCTCCCAACATAGGGCATGTTGATGAGGACACTgagagtgaagaaagaaaaggaacacaCCCGGCAccaacagctggtttattctga